The Acidobacteriota bacterium genome contains a region encoding:
- a CDS encoding cytochrome c oxidase subunit I produces MYLVFALINAWIGGSLAGMVRLNLYNPSWQIVSPHLYNELMTMHATIMIFLTLMVSLAGFGNYLVPLMIGARDMAFPRLNAFSFWLMLPAAFMLYGSFFVVGGSAAGGWWSLPPLSTRQFSAGYGQDLWCLAIIILGIASIMGAINFLVTIIDMRAPSMSWGKVPLFVWSWAVTAWMLLLALPVLSGAMIMLLSDRWLNTGFFRPALGGDPLLYQHLFWFFGHPEVYIMILPAFGMLSHIIPCMARKKLFGYKGMVLALWAIGIIGFMVWAHHMFTSGISSGARMWFSMASMCISVPTGVKIYSWLASCWGGVIRFSTAMKFSLGFIFTFVLGGLSGLMLAVVPFDIQVHNTYFVVAHIHYVLVGGTVMVLFAGAYFWFPKMSGRMLSEKAGNWVFWLFFIGMNWVFMPMHLLGIEGMSRRVASYRPEFKSLNQFISMGFPLMALAGLIFTIDIVRNLRGPRNAPDDPWNSNVIEQHLEWETSSPPPAYNFAEFPEVR; encoded by the coding sequence ATGTATCTCGTCTTCGCGCTCATCAACGCCTGGATCGGCGGATCGCTGGCGGGCATGGTGCGCCTCAATCTCTACAATCCCTCCTGGCAGATCGTCAGCCCGCACCTGTACAACGAGCTGATGACCATGCACGCCACCATCATGATTTTCCTGACGCTGATGGTGTCTCTCGCCGGCTTCGGCAATTATCTGGTGCCGTTGATGATCGGTGCGCGCGACATGGCCTTCCCGCGCCTGAACGCCTTCTCGTTCTGGTTGATGCTGCCGGCGGCGTTCATGCTCTACGGCAGCTTCTTTGTCGTCGGCGGCTCGGCGGCGGGCGGCTGGTGGAGTCTTCCCCCGCTGAGCACGCGCCAGTTCTCGGCCGGCTACGGTCAGGATCTTTGGTGCCTGGCGATCATCATTCTGGGTATCGCCTCGATCATGGGCGCCATCAATTTTCTGGTGACCATCATCGACATGCGCGCGCCCAGCATGAGTTGGGGCAAGGTGCCGCTGTTCGTCTGGAGCTGGGCGGTCACCGCCTGGATGCTGCTGCTGGCGCTGCCGGTACTGTCCGGCGCGATGATCATGCTGCTCAGCGACCGCTGGCTCAACACCGGCTTCTTCCGGCCCGCGCTCGGCGGCGACCCGCTGCTGTATCAGCACTTGTTCTGGTTCTTCGGGCACCCGGAAGTCTACATCATGATTCTGCCGGCTTTCGGCATGCTCAGCCACATCATCCCCTGCATGGCCCGCAAGAAGTTGTTCGGCTACAAGGGCATGGTGCTGGCGCTGTGGGCGATCGGCATTATCGGCTTCATGGTCTGGGCGCACCACATGTTCACCAGCGGCATCTCCTCCGGGGCGCGCATGTGGTTCTCCATGGCCAGCATGTGTATCTCGGTGCCCACCGGCGTCAAGATCTATTCCTGGCTGGCGTCGTGCTGGGGCGGCGTGATCCGCTTCTCGACCGCCATGAAGTTCTCGCTGGGCTTCATCTTCACCTTCGTGCTGGGCGGGCTGAGCGGCCTGATGCTGGCGGTCGTGCCCTTTGACATTCAGGTGCACAATACCTACTTCGTCGTCGCCCACATTCATTACGTGCTGGTCGGCGGCACGGTGATGGTGCTGTTCGCAGGCGCCTATTTCTGGTTCCCCAAAATGAGCGGCCGCATGCTCAGCGAGAAGGCCGGCAACTGGGTGTTCTGGCTGTTCTTCATCGGGATGAACTGGGTGTTCATGCCCATGCACCTCCTGGGTATTGAGGGCATGTCGCGCCGCGTCGCCAGCTACCGTCCCGAATTCAAGTCCCTCAACCAGTTCATCTCCATGGGCTTCCCGCTCATGGCGCTGGCCGGTCTGATCTTCACCATCGATATCGTCCGCAACCTGCGCGGTCCGCGCAATGCGCCCGATGATCCATGGAATTCGAACGTCATTGAGCAGCACCTGGAGTGGGAAACCTCCAGCCCGCCGCCCGCTTATAACTTCGCTGAATTCCCGGAGGTCCGTTAG
- the coxB gene encoding cytochrome c oxidase subunit II yields MNTLLLFLWQSLKSIMDSQALKGLAAPTREAFSHPGSNVARVAAQNSWWSFWLVFPFILIAYLGLVYVMVQFRDKKDGRPPADFHEHNFLEFCWTIIPLAIVVIVAFHSYGPLHFMEFGGNQPDVTINVVGHQFFWEYKYPQYGIDIPNGTLVLPADKVVDLDLTSVDVIHGFFVPGLGIQEDALPGRITNLWFKAQAGYYKGQCVQLCGTGHSDMLIEVQILPEQQFQQWLQSHRNQARPAAPKPAAKAKSAASINRAGAQRLRSTGRGGAAAGPLPAAAPGRDGLGGAK; encoded by the coding sequence GTGAACACCCTCCTCCTTTTCCTCTGGCAGTCGCTCAAGTCGATCATGGACTCGCAGGCGCTCAAGGGCCTGGCAGCGCCGACGCGCGAGGCCTTCTCGCATCCCGGCAGCAATGTGGCGCGGGTTGCGGCGCAGAATAGTTGGTGGTCGTTCTGGCTGGTATTTCCCTTCATCCTGATCGCCTATCTTGGCCTGGTGTACGTGATGGTCCAGTTCCGCGACAAGAAGGATGGGCGCCCGCCAGCCGATTTCCACGAGCACAATTTCCTGGAGTTCTGCTGGACCATTATTCCGCTCGCCATCGTCGTCATCGTGGCGTTTCACTCCTACGGCCCGCTGCACTTCATGGAGTTCGGCGGCAACCAACCCGACGTCACCATCAACGTCGTCGGTCACCAGTTTTTCTGGGAGTACAAATACCCGCAGTACGGCATTGACATTCCCAACGGCACGCTGGTGCTGCCCGCCGATAAAGTGGTCGATCTCGACCTGACCAGCGTGGATGTGATTCACGGCTTTTTCGTACCTGGCCTGGGCATCCAGGAAGACGCTCTGCCCGGCCGCATCACCAATCTCTGGTTCAAGGCCCAGGCCGGCTATTACAAGGGCCAATGCGTTCAGCTCTGCGGCACCGGCCACTCCGACATGCTGATCGAGGTCCAGATTTTGCCGGAACAGCAATTCCAGCAATGGCTGCAGAGTCATCGCAACCAGGCTAGACCGGCCGCACCCAAACCGGCGGCCAAGGCCAAGAGCGCGGCTTCGATTAACCGCGCAGGCGCCCAGCGCCTGCGCTCCACCGGTCGCGGAGGCGCGGCGGCGGGTCCCTTGCCCGCCGCCGCTCCCGGACGCGACGGACTTGGGGGAGCAAAGTGA
- a CDS encoding c-type cytochrome, whose translation MSDNHAPQKPSLKSLLGFFVVVLVALYFIYSAFGGEYRKSTFEARFDFNKPAPPGAAQVVDLRPLLLPTPKLLEEGKEVYASNCVPCHGEDGYGNGPRAAGLNPPPRNYHSGKFRYGTSVLTLYHTVTNGSPGTAMPSFVALSPEERMAVVHYVRTDFIPKAAYQNNTPAQLEALATPAASGPTRLPPLNPVPQGPRIPIDVAMQILANQKPAAPPQPLAAKKTGPPPAPQTADVALGRAVYQARCLACHGDQGQGGLPTMMIGSDPYVEVTARPFSQPVMMSSPNDRAAFNQYVLHGLPGRMMPGEGTLTATQLNSLFAYVQQLVRAQQGAPAPTGGKK comes from the coding sequence ATGAGCGACAATCACGCGCCCCAAAAACCGTCGCTGAAGTCGCTGCTCGGCTTCTTCGTGGTCGTTCTGGTGGCGCTGTATTTCATCTATTCGGCCTTCGGCGGCGAGTACCGCAAGTCGACCTTCGAGGCCCGGTTTGACTTCAACAAACCCGCGCCTCCGGGCGCGGCTCAGGTGGTCGATCTGCGGCCGCTGCTGCTGCCGACGCCCAAGCTGCTGGAAGAAGGCAAAGAGGTCTACGCGTCCAATTGCGTGCCCTGCCATGGCGAAGACGGCTACGGCAACGGGCCGCGCGCCGCGGGCCTCAATCCGCCGCCGCGCAACTACCACTCCGGCAAATTCCGTTACGGCACCTCGGTGCTGACGCTCTATCACACCGTGACCAATGGTTCGCCGGGCACGGCCATGCCGAGCTTTGTCGCGCTGTCGCCGGAGGAGCGCATGGCGGTGGTGCATTACGTCCGGACCGACTTCATTCCCAAGGCGGCGTACCAGAACAACACCCCGGCGCAGCTCGAGGCGCTGGCGACGCCGGCCGCCTCGGGTCCGACCCGGCTGCCTCCGCTCAACCCGGTGCCGCAGGGGCCGCGCATTCCGATTGATGTCGCCATGCAAATCCTCGCGAACCAGAAACCGGCGGCGCCGCCCCAACCGCTGGCCGCCAAGAAAACCGGTCCGCCGCCGGCGCCACAAACCGCCGATGTGGCCCTGGGCCGGGCGGTGTATCAGGCGCGCTGCCTGGCGTGTCATGGCGACCAGGGTCAAGGCGGTTTGCCTACCATGATGATCGGATCGGATCCTTACGTGGAAGTTACCGCACGCCCGTTTTCGCAGCCCGTCATGATGAGCAGCCCCAACGACCGCGCGGCCTTCAATCAGTACGTGCTGCATGGTCTGCCCGGCCGCATGATGCCCGGCGAGGGCACGCTCACGGCCACACAACTGAATTCGCTGTTCGCGTACGTGCAGCAACTGGTACGTGCGCAGCAGGGCGCTCCGGCGCCCACAGGGGGCAAAAAGTGA
- a CDS encoding cytochrome c, producing MTASVCTFRSALMNPPAFRKYCGSWAPRRSRTLRKSHQPSAISHQWLAGIVLVTGLALGVTGCQFHPPGSKSATQLEYQPDMYVQPYEQAFGTDHVNSQIPNMRVPPAGTVPVDWVPFPQNSDVTGEDNLANPISVNWQTLSKGRQIFDTYCIVCHGAEATGLGYIVPYMTQPPALIAGAPLKFSDGRIFTIISEGLGNMPSYRTELDPAERWTVIHYLRVLQRAANPTAADTALAEKQGMDFSKDLPPAQGVKGILPGSEAIPHNPKPPQP from the coding sequence TTATGAATCCGCCAGCGTTCAGGAAATACTGCGGGAGCTGGGCGCCGAGGAGGTCAAGAACCTTGCGTAAGAGCCATCAGCCATCAGCCATCAGCCATCAGTGGCTCGCCGGCATCGTCCTGGTGACCGGCCTGGCGCTGGGCGTGACGGGGTGTCAGTTTCATCCGCCGGGCAGCAAGTCCGCGACCCAGCTCGAGTATCAGCCGGACATGTATGTCCAGCCTTACGAGCAGGCGTTCGGCACCGACCATGTGAACAGCCAGATCCCCAACATGCGTGTGCCGCCGGCCGGAACCGTGCCGGTGGACTGGGTGCCGTTCCCACAGAACTCCGACGTGACCGGCGAAGACAATCTCGCCAACCCGATTTCAGTGAACTGGCAGACGCTGTCCAAGGGCCGCCAGATTTTTGACACCTACTGCATTGTCTGCCATGGCGCGGAAGCCACCGGCCTGGGCTACATCGTGCCCTACATGACGCAGCCGCCGGCACTGATAGCCGGCGCGCCGCTGAAGTTCAGCGATGGCCGCATTTTCACCATCATCAGCGAAGGTCTGGGCAACATGCCCTCCTATCGCACCGAGCTGGATCCGGCCGAGCGCTGGACGGTGATTCATTACCTGCGCGTGCTGCAGCGCGCCGCCAACCCCACGGCTGCCGATACAGCTCTGGCCGAGAAGCAGGGCATGGACTTCTCCAAAGACCTGCCGCCGGCGCAGGGCGTGAAGGGGATCCTTCCCGGCTCCGAGGCGATTCCTCATAACCCGAAGCCACCACAACCATGA